The genomic window CCCGCGGCGTCACATAGGTCAGCCCGTAGGAGACGCCCTGACCAGCCGGAACCCGCTTGGTCATCATGATCCGGGCGCGGGCCGTCATGGCCGGGCGCAGCCCGTGGGACTCCCCCGCGATCGGCGACAGACCATAGGCCGCGATGCCGACCCGGACCAGGTCGAAGTGGGCGTCCGGCCGGGTCAGGGTGGCCGCCGAGTTGGCGATGTGCCGATAACGCGGGGTGATGCCGAACCCGGCGGCGACGGCGAGCCCCGCGTGGAACGCGGCGAGCTGCCGGTCCACCGACTCGTGACCGGGCTCGTCGGCGCAGGCGAAATGGCTCCACACCCCGACGACCTCGATGTCACCGCCGGCCTGCGCCTTGGCCGCCGTCTCCAGCAGGATCGGCCAGTCGTCGGCGACCGCGCCGCCCCGGGCCAGGCCGGTGTCGAGTTTCAGGTGCACCCGGGCCGGACGGCCGGCCTGCCGGGCCGCGGCGGCCAGCTCGTCGATCAGCTCCGGAGTCGCGGCGCTCAGGTCGATCCCGGCCGTGACACCCTCGTGCAACGGCAGCCCCGGAGCGAGCAGCCAGGCCAGCACCGGCGCCTCGACCCCGGCCCGGCGCAGCGCGAGCGCCTCGTCGAGAGCGGCGACACCGAGCCAGGTCGCCCCACCGGCCAGCGCGGCCCGGGCGGCCGGCACCAGGCCGTGCCCGTAACCGTCGGCTTTGACCGCGACCAGCATCTCGGCGGAGGTGCGGGCACGCAGCACCGCGACGTTGTCCCTGATCGCGTCCAGATCGACGCGGACTTCGGCCTGCCACATGCCTCCACCCTACTGAGGCGTATGACAATTTCTGACGGTCAGCCCAGGAGATCGGCGACGACCGGGCGCAGTGCGGACGCCACGTCCGGCGCGGTGACCGGACCGTCCTGGGCGGCCCGCCGCCCGGCGAGACCGTGCACGTAAGCGGCCGTCACCGCGGCCCGCACCGCGGGCATCCCGGCGGCGAGCAGCGACCCGAGCAGACCGGCCAGCACGTCCCCGCTGCCCGCGGTGGCCAGCACCGGGCTCCCGGTCGGGTTCGCCCAGATCTCCCCCGACGGAGTGGCCACGATGGTCCGGTCGCCCTTGAGCAGCACCACCGCGTTCGTCCAGGCGGCCAGCCGAGCCGCCGCACCGGCCCGGTCGGCACCCGGCGCCTCCCCGGCAAGCCGCTTGAACTCACCGTCGTGCGGCGTCAGCACCAGCGGGGCGTCCCGGCGCAGATGCGTGGCGTGCTCCCCGCCGACCAGCAGGTTGATCGCGTCCGCGTCCAGCAGTACCGGCAGCGCGGTGGCCAGCACGCTGCGCAGTTCGGTGCGTGCCTGGTCACCGGTACCCAGTCCCGAGCCGCACACCCATGCCTGCACCCGGCCGGCGTCCGCGACCCGGTCGGCCACCACCACCGACGGATGTGCCCGGACCACCTCACGGTGGGCGCTACCGGCATAACGCACCATGCCCGACGGACCGGCCAGCGCGCCCGCGGTGGAGAGCAGCGCGGCACCCGGATAGAACGCCGAACCGGTGGCCAGGCCGACCACGCCGCGGGTGTACTTGTCCGAGGTCGCGCCCGGCCGCGGCCACCACCCGGCGATGTCGGCGGCCTCCGCCACCCGGACCGCCGGATCGGTCACCAGAGCCGGGCCGAGACCGATGTCGATCAGATCCACCAGGCCACAGCGGGTCGCGGCCGGGCCGATCAGATGAGCCGGTTTGAGACAGCCGAACGTGACCGTCACATCAGCGGTCACCGCCTCACCCGGCACGTCGCCGGTGTCCACGGTCACTCCGCTCGGGACGTCGACGGCGACGATCGGCGGACGGTTCCCCGTACGATCGCGAAGATCTTCGAGACGGCGCACGATGGACGCCGCCGCCGGCCGCAACCCGCCGCTCGCCCCGATCCCCACGATGCCGTCGAGCACCAGGTCGGAACGGCCCGGCAGGTCACTGACGGTGAACCCACCGGCCTGGCGCAACGCCGTCAGACCGGCCAGATGCACCCGCTCCGGAGTCAGCAGCAGAGCCCGGACCTGAGCGCCCCGCCGGGCCAGCGCGGCACCGGCGAGCAGCGTGTCACCGCCGTTGTCGCCACTGCCGACCAGCAGCAGCACCCGGGCGCCGTAAACCCCGCCGGCCTCCTGCAGCAGCAGGGCACAACGCCGGGCCAGACCGGCCGCCGCCCGCTGCATCAAGGTGCCATCGGGAAGCGTCGCCATCAGGCTCTTCTCCGCCGACCGTACGTCGCTGACCCGCCAAGCCCGCCGCATAGTCTCTCCGTCCGTCAACTGCCCGCCCCGCGTCCTACCTGGCCACGAACCCACGTCTCGCCTGGTCACGGGCTCGCGTCCCGGCTCGTCAGGGGCCCGCTTCGGCGACGACCATCGCGGAGGCGATGCCGCCGTCGTGGGACAGCGACAGATGCCATCGGGCGATGCCGCGCGCGTTCGCCGCGGCGGCGACCGTACCGGAAACCGTCAACCACGGCCGCCCGTCCGGATCGGAGACGACCTCACAATCGTGCCAGCGCAGACCGGCAGGCGCCCCGAGCGCCTTCGCGACGGCCTCCTTGGCCGCGAACCGGGCCGCCAGCGACTCGGGTGATCGCGGATTCCCGGAGCCGGTCAGCCGCTCCTCCTCGGTGAAGAGCCGGTTCGCGAGCAGCGGTGTCCGCTCCAGCGCCCGGCCGAAGCGCTCCACCAGGACGACGTCGATGCCGACAGACACGATCACAACAGTCACCCTATCGGTGCGCCAGGTCACCACCCCAGATCAAGGTCAACCCCCTCCGCCGGTACGTCCACCGCTCCAGCCTCCCCGTCAAGCCCTCCTCCGGCCCTGTGGACAGGCCGTCCACAGGGCCGCCCACGGCCCTTCCCAGCCCTCTAACGTCGGCGCAATCCCCGTCGTACCGCTTGGAGGTCGCTCAATGAATCCCTCTCCCCAGACCAGCGTCCCCAGCCCCCGAACCACCTCCCCCACTGCCCTCACACCCCAGTCCACTTCCGGCCCGCAGGTCACCTCCAGCCGATCTCCAGCAACCGTCTCCACCGGATCTCCGGGCGGCTCCACCGGATCCTCGGCAAGCGGCTCCGCCGGATCTCCGGCAGGTGGCGGCTCCGGCTTTCGGGTCGACGCTGAGGCTCTGCGTGGTGACGCGGCTGCCGTGACGGACTTCGCGGGCCGGGTCTCCGCCGGGGCAGCCCCTGCGCCGCGGGCCGCACCGGCACCACGCTGGGCGACCACCAGCACGAACACCCTGGCCACCGACACCGCACGACGGCTGCTCAGCGTGCTGGCCCACGACATCACCGAGACCGCCGACCGGATCCGGGCCGTCGCCGCCGACTACGAGGAGGCCGACGTCCGTGCGGCAGGCCGAATCCGGGCCACTCGATGAACACGACCGCGATCACCTACTCCCGGCTGCGTGTCACCGACCCGGCAGCTTGGCGGTCCACCGCGCTCGCCTGGCGCCGATGGGCGGCGCTGGCCGGTGCGCTCTGCGGCGAGTTCGGCCCGCTCCTGACCCGCTTGCGAGATTCGTGGACCGGTTCCGCCGCGGAGGCGGCGGCGGCCCGGCTGGCTGCGCTCTGCCGCCGGATGACATGTCTGCGGGTCTTCTGCTGGCGGGCCGACCAGGCGCTGAGCGAGTTCGCAGCGGGCATCACCCGGGCCCGCGCACTACTCGACCAGGCCCGGACCGCGGCCCGGAACGCCGGCCTGGTCATCGACGACTCCGGCATGGTGCGTCCTGCCGCGCTCGGGTCGGCCGCCCCCGGTTCACCCTCTACCCAGGCCGGTGCAGGCGGTTCGGCGTCCGCCGGGCCAGGCGGACGCGGCGCAGACTCTGCCGGGAACGGGACCGGGAACGGGACCGGCGGCTCGGCCTCTACCCGGACCGGGGTGGGCGGCTCGGCTTCCGCTGGGACCGGGGTGGGCGGTTCGGCTTCGGCCACCGCCGATCCTGCGGCGGTTCAGGCGGTCGCCGCGGTGCTGGCTTCGGCCTTGGAGGTCGCCGCTGACGCCGACGCGACCGCGGCGGCACGGCTCGCCGCGCTCGCTGACGTTTCCGATGTTCCGGCGGTCTCGTCCTTTCCGGCGTGCGACGCCGATCCGGCCGAGGTTCGGCGCTGGTGGTCCGGGTTCACTCCGGCGCAGCGGGACTGGCTCCTGGTCACCGACGCGGTGTCGCTGGCCGGCGCCGAGGGGATTCCGGTCGCTGATCGCGACATCGCCAACCGGCTGCTGCTCGGCGACCAGCGCCGGGACCTGGAGTCGATGGCGAAACGCGGCACCGACCCGGACCGGATCCGGGACCTGCGCGAAGGCCTCGACCGGTTGAACGCCCGGCTGGAGGACGACACCGGACCCCGGGCCTACCTGGTCGGGCTTAGTCTCGCCGACGAGGGCCGGGCCGTGGTCGCGCTCGGTGACCCCGACCGGGCCACCAATGTCCTCACCCACGTCCCCGGCATGACCTCTGACCTACGGTCGCTGAGTGGCGAGCTGACCCGGGCCGAGCGGGTGGCCGTCCGCTCCGGCGAGCTGGGACCGGGTGGGTCGACCAGTGCGGTGATGTGGCTCGACTACGACGCACCTGATTTCCTGCACGAGGCGGCTTCACCGAGGCAGGCCAGGGAGGGTGCGGTCGAGTTGCGCCGGTTCCAGGAAGGGCTGCGGGCCACGCACGAGGGCGAGCCGGCCCGTCAGACGGTGCTCGGGCACAGTTACGGCTCGCTGCTGGTCGGTTCGGCCGCGGCCGGTGGCCGATTGGAGGCCGACAGCGTGGTCTTCGTCGGTTCGCCAGGTGTCGGGGTCGACTCGGCCACCCTGCTGGGTGTGCCGGCCGATCACGTCTGGTCCACCACGTCCCGGACCGACGTGATCCAGCTGGCGAAGGAACCGAGGGATCTCCTGCCGGGCGCGCGTCTCCCGGACCTGTCGCCCGGTCCCGAGCGTGACCTCTGGTTCGGCCGCAACCCGAGCCACCCGAGTTTCGGTGGCCGGGTGTTCGCCAGCCAGGCCGACGCCGGCCACCTG from Actinoplanes derwentensis includes these protein-coding regions:
- the alr gene encoding alanine racemase, yielding MWQAEVRVDLDAIRDNVAVLRARTSAEMLVAVKADGYGHGLVPAARAALAGGATWLGVAALDEALALRRAGVEAPVLAWLLAPGLPLHEGVTAGIDLSAATPELIDELAAAARQAGRPARVHLKLDTGLARGGAVADDWPILLETAAKAQAGGDIEVVGVWSHFACADEPGHESVDRQLAAFHAGLAVAAGFGITPRYRHIANSAATLTRPDAHFDLVRVGIAAYGLSPIAGESHGLRPAMTARARIMMTKRVPAGQGVSYGLTYVTPRETTLAVVPLGYGDGVPRHASSTGPIRVGGTTARIAGRVCMDQVVIDVGNEPVSAGDVAVLFGPGTSGEPTADDWAAATGTINYEIVTRFGSSRVPRHYDGEVAR
- a CDS encoding NAD(P)H-hydrate dehydratase; this encodes MRRAWRVSDVRSAEKSLMATLPDGTLMQRAAAGLARRCALLLQEAGGVYGARVLLLVGSGDNGGDTLLAGAALARRGAQVRALLLTPERVHLAGLTALRQAGGFTVSDLPGRSDLVLDGIVGIGASGGLRPAAASIVRRLEDLRDRTGNRPPIVAVDVPSGVTVDTGDVPGEAVTADVTVTFGCLKPAHLIGPAATRCGLVDLIDIGLGPALVTDPAVRVAEAADIAGWWPRPGATSDKYTRGVVGLATGSAFYPGAALLSTAGALAGPSGMVRYAGSAHREVVRAHPSVVVADRVADAGRVQAWVCGSGLGTGDQARTELRSVLATALPVLLDADAINLLVGGEHATHLRRDAPLVLTPHDGEFKRLAGEAPGADRAGAAARLAAWTNAVVLLKGDRTIVATPSGEIWANPTGSPVLATAGSGDVLAGLLGSLLAAGMPAVRAAVTAAYVHGLAGRRAAQDGPVTAPDVASALRPVVADLLG
- a CDS encoding holo-ACP synthase, which translates into the protein MIVSVGIDVVLVERFGRALERTPLLANRLFTEEERLTGSGNPRSPESLAARFAAKEAVAKALGAPAGLRWHDCEVVSDPDGRPWLTVSGTVAAAANARGIARWHLSLSHDGGIASAMVVAEAGP
- a CDS encoding alpha/beta hydrolase → MNTTAITYSRLRVTDPAAWRSTALAWRRWAALAGALCGEFGPLLTRLRDSWTGSAAEAAAARLAALCRRMTCLRVFCWRADQALSEFAAGITRARALLDQARTAARNAGLVIDDSGMVRPAALGSAAPGSPSTQAGAGGSASAGPGGRGADSAGNGTGNGTGGSASTRTGVGGSASAGTGVGGSASATADPAAVQAVAAVLASALEVAADADATAAARLAALADVSDVPAVSSFPACDADPAEVRRWWSGFTPAQRDWLLVTDAVSLAGAEGIPVADRDIANRLLLGDQRRDLESMAKRGTDPDRIRDLREGLDRLNARLEDDTGPRAYLVGLSLADEGRAVVALGDPDRATNVLTHVPGMTSDLRSLSGELTRAERVAVRSGELGPGGSTSAVMWLDYDAPDFLHEAASPRQAREGAVELRRFQEGLRATHEGEPARQTVLGHSYGSLLVGSAAAGGRLEADSVVFVGSPGVGVDSATLLGVPADHVWSTTSRTDVIQLAKEPRDLLPGARLPDLSPGPERDLWFGRNPSHPSFGGRVFASQADAGHLGYWDEDRPALDAMARITLGGKP